From a region of the Chitinophaga caseinilytica genome:
- a CDS encoding carboxypeptidase-like regulatory domain-containing protein: MYKLMLLFTIAMLSAWSSHAQHVLTGKVRNSQTGETVPAVSVKARNTPYGDYTNDQGNFRFTLKAPLPVTLVFSSVGYGTKEVLVSSAGAIDVQLDPASILGTEVVVSASRNIQRKIESPVTIERIDNKDVMNSPQPSYYSMLQGLKGVDITTSSLTFTTITTRGFNTSGNTNFTQVVDGMDNQAPGLNFPLGAAIGLTELDVDNLELLSGASSALYGSRGLNGTLVMTGKDPFKYQGLSFQITQGVNHIKKGKGNDPMGASPYYDWTLRWAKKVNDRLAFKVNVQYTKAKDWLAADTSNTNSMGSKYTDPNYNGVNSYGSKTSVDINPFLEAIKAMDPSTAPIVDPLLANPTNYVSRTGYPEYGYLSNDAKMLKFNGEIRYNIKPGLQAIVSGTYGEGTAVYSNDTRYALDGFKLAQYRAELRAENWFVRAYTTRENSGNTIIASPTAQLVNEAWKPSYDGSTGDGWYPQYTVALITALATGQSLTDAHNTARATADIGRPLAGSDHFNRLRDSISAIPTSKGGTLFLDRSKLYNAEFQYNFSKFVKWAEVIAGLNYRLYKLDSKGTLFPDYNGPINVAEYSAFAHFSKKMIDNKLKLGAAFRFDKNTLFDRPRTTSRLSAVFETTKEHFLRFSYQNAYSFPSNIQSLQSTLVDYNTYASGGSARLLYGEYKFDQYQPYLLESVNKYRQTNDPSVLVKFEPKDIKPQSVDAFELGYSALVAKRVLIDVLGYYSTWKNFIGYVNVANTPGSNDVADFKDRDKYIAYNIAFNGAEKVNTYGYAASVSVDLSRNFGARVNFSSDFLKNRNNSQINNFNTPNWKINAEFGNSGLGKKQLFSFNTSLRYRPAYFYSIGFASGTIDANVVLDAQVSYKLPKIKSRIKLGGTNLTNKYYYTGFGSPGIGGVYYITYAYNVF, translated from the coding sequence ATGTACAAACTGATGCTACTGTTCACGATAGCCATGCTGTCTGCATGGTCTTCACATGCCCAACACGTGTTGACAGGCAAGGTGCGGAACAGCCAAACGGGGGAAACGGTACCAGCGGTATCCGTTAAAGCCCGCAACACGCCTTACGGCGACTATACCAATGACCAGGGGAACTTCCGCTTCACGCTGAAGGCCCCGCTCCCCGTGACCCTCGTTTTCTCCTCCGTAGGGTACGGCACCAAGGAAGTGCTCGTCAGTAGTGCGGGCGCCATAGACGTTCAGCTCGACCCCGCCTCCATCCTCGGCACCGAAGTCGTTGTTTCCGCCAGCCGGAACATCCAGCGGAAAATCGAATCGCCGGTAACCATCGAACGGATCGACAACAAAGATGTCATGAATTCCCCCCAGCCCAGCTATTATTCCATGCTCCAGGGCCTCAAGGGCGTAGACATCACCACTTCCTCCCTCACCTTCACCACCATCACGACGCGCGGTTTTAATACCAGCGGCAACACCAATTTCACCCAGGTGGTAGATGGGATGGACAACCAGGCCCCCGGCCTCAACTTCCCCCTCGGCGCCGCCATCGGCCTTACGGAACTGGATGTCGACAACCTCGAGCTCCTTTCCGGCGCCTCCTCCGCGCTGTACGGCTCCCGTGGCCTGAACGGCACGCTGGTCATGACCGGCAAAGACCCCTTCAAATACCAGGGCCTCAGCTTCCAGATCACCCAGGGCGTAAACCACATCAAAAAAGGAAAAGGAAACGACCCCATGGGCGCGTCTCCCTACTACGACTGGACGCTCCGCTGGGCCAAAAAAGTGAACGACCGCCTGGCGTTCAAGGTAAACGTGCAATACACCAAAGCGAAAGACTGGCTCGCCGCAGATACCAGCAACACCAACAGCATGGGATCGAAATACACCGATCCTAATTACAACGGCGTCAACTCCTACGGCAGCAAAACTTCGGTAGACATCAATCCCTTCCTCGAAGCCATCAAAGCGATGGACCCTTCCACCGCGCCCATCGTGGACCCGCTGCTCGCCAACCCTACGAATTACGTTTCCCGCACCGGGTACCCGGAATACGGCTACCTGAGCAACGACGCTAAAATGCTGAAATTCAACGGCGAAATCCGATACAATATCAAACCCGGTCTCCAGGCCATCGTTTCCGGCACCTACGGGGAAGGCACCGCGGTTTACAGTAACGACACCCGTTACGCGCTGGACGGGTTCAAACTGGCTCAGTACCGCGCAGAGCTCCGGGCAGAAAACTGGTTCGTGCGCGCCTACACCACGCGGGAAAATTCGGGAAATACCATCATCGCCAGCCCCACCGCGCAACTCGTGAACGAAGCCTGGAAACCCAGTTACGACGGCTCCACCGGCGACGGATGGTACCCGCAATACACCGTGGCGCTCATCACCGCGCTGGCCACCGGCCAATCCCTCACAGACGCGCACAATACCGCGCGGGCTACGGCAGACATCGGCAGGCCGCTGGCGGGCAGCGACCATTTCAACCGGCTGCGCGACAGCATTTCCGCCATTCCCACTTCCAAAGGTGGCACGCTTTTCCTCGACCGCAGTAAACTCTACAACGCAGAGTTCCAGTATAATTTCTCGAAGTTCGTGAAGTGGGCGGAAGTGATCGCCGGGCTGAACTACCGCCTGTACAAGCTCGATTCAAAAGGCACGTTGTTCCCTGACTACAACGGCCCCATCAACGTGGCGGAATACAGCGCGTTCGCGCATTTCTCGAAGAAAATGATCGACAATAAACTGAAACTGGGCGCGGCTTTCCGGTTCGACAAAAACACCCTGTTCGACCGACCGCGGACCACTTCCCGCCTGTCGGCCGTGTTCGAGACCACGAAAGAGCACTTCCTGCGGTTCTCCTATCAGAACGCGTACAGCTTCCCGTCCAACATACAATCGCTGCAAAGCACGCTGGTGGATTACAATACCTATGCCTCCGGCGGATCGGCGCGGCTGTTGTACGGCGAGTATAAATTCGACCAGTACCAGCCATATTTGCTGGAAAGCGTGAACAAATACCGGCAGACGAACGACCCGTCGGTACTCGTGAAATTTGAGCCGAAGGATATCAAACCGCAGTCGGTAGACGCGTTCGAACTGGGATATTCCGCCCTCGTGGCCAAGCGGGTGCTGATCGACGTGCTGGGATATTATTCCACCTGGAAGAACTTCATCGGATATGTGAACGTGGCGAATACACCAGGCTCCAACGACGTGGCGGACTTCAAAGACCGCGACAAGTACATCGCCTACAACATCGCATTCAACGGCGCCGAGAAAGTGAACACTTACGGGTATGCGGCGAGCGTGAGCGTCGATCTTTCCCGTAACTTCGGGGCAAGGGTCAATTTCTCTTCCGATTTCCTCAAAAACAGGAACAACAGCCAGATCAACAACTTCAACACCCCCAACTGGAAAATCAACGCGGAATTCGGCAATTCGGGCCTCGGGAAGAAACAGTTGTTCTCCTTCAATACCAGCCTCCGCTACCGGCCGGCGTATTTCTACTCCATCGGGTTTGCGAGCGGGACGATAGACGCCAATGTAGTGTTGGACGCACAGGTAAGTTATAAATTACCGAAAATCAAGAGCAGGATCAAGCTGGGCGGTACCAACCTCACGAACAAATATTATTACACCGGCTTCGGCAGCCCCGGCATCGGCGGCGTGTATTATATCACCTACGCTTATAACGTATTCTAA
- a CDS encoding LytTR family DNA-binding domain-containing protein: MKETLMLPSSRLPAIPAWLAAPFRLLEPVGNRLLLIAFCGAFSFVFMCLFTPFNMNQWYNGGPVTVTGVFAVFSGCGIAALSISQFGLMRLKGKKPLRHWQFLAWFMGESMLVAAIVNIVNVSLHDYLSFSWSEYWDTYKYGFGVLALPYSIALLWFQRGAPQIQPAPVPIPAVEEKVAEHLLIRDEYDKLALSLPPASLLMLKAEDNYVQVFYRNGQGVKKELVRSSLKKLEPQLAGFNITRAHRSYMVNISNVLLFKKNAKGHYLLLEGLDDQPVPVSASYLPQFQQKFTPDS; encoded by the coding sequence ATGAAAGAAACGCTCATGCTTCCCTCCAGCCGCCTGCCCGCTATCCCTGCCTGGCTCGCGGCCCCGTTCCGGCTGCTGGAGCCTGTCGGTAACCGGCTGTTGCTCATCGCATTTTGCGGCGCGTTCAGTTTTGTTTTCATGTGCCTGTTCACGCCATTCAACATGAACCAGTGGTATAACGGCGGGCCGGTGACGGTCACGGGCGTGTTTGCGGTATTTTCCGGCTGCGGGATCGCCGCGCTGAGCATTTCACAGTTCGGGTTGATGCGTCTGAAAGGGAAGAAGCCCCTCCGGCACTGGCAGTTCCTGGCCTGGTTCATGGGCGAATCGATGCTGGTGGCCGCCATCGTTAACATCGTCAATGTTTCGCTGCACGATTACCTGTCTTTCTCCTGGTCGGAATATTGGGATACCTATAAATATGGGTTCGGCGTGCTGGCGCTTCCCTACTCCATCGCTTTGCTGTGGTTTCAGCGGGGAGCCCCTCAGATCCAGCCGGCCCCGGTCCCCATCCCGGCAGTGGAAGAAAAAGTGGCGGAACACCTCCTCATCAGGGATGAATACGACAAATTGGCCCTGAGCCTTCCGCCGGCGAGCCTGCTGATGTTGAAGGCGGAAGATAACTATGTACAGGTTTTTTACCGGAATGGCCAGGGGGTGAAAAAGGAACTGGTGCGTTCGTCCCTCAAAAAGCTGGAGCCCCAGCTTGCGGGGTTCAACATCACCCGGGCACACCGGTCTTACATGGTAAATATATCCAACGTGTTGTTATTCAAGAAAAACGCGAAGGGACATTATTTGTTGCTGGAAGGTTTGGACGACCAGCCCGTGCCCGTTTCCGCCAGTTACCTGCCCCAGTTCCAGCAGAAATTCACCCCTGATTCCTGA
- a CDS encoding CvfB family protein has product MYKVGEYNQLEVKKETDFGVYLDGGGDTEILLPKRYVPSGTRPGDELTVFLYHDSENRLIATTDKPKGVVGDIVSLRAVDTTHQGAFLDWGLAKDLFVPLSQQVSKMHKGQDYLVMIYLDELTGRVAATEKIDPFLSNDPLTVQEKDGVDLLVYRRSDIGFVTIVNNRHTGILHYSDVFRPLDIGDRLKGFVKAVKEDNKLDVAPGQSGYNRVEDEGSRMLRLLREHDGYLPYHDKSDPDEIREFFGMSKKTFKMTVGALYKQQKIELTKTGIKLIEE; this is encoded by the coding sequence ATGTACAAAGTCGGCGAATATAACCAGCTGGAAGTCAAAAAAGAGACGGATTTCGGCGTATATCTTGATGGTGGCGGGGATACGGAAATCCTCCTGCCCAAACGCTACGTTCCCAGCGGCACCCGCCCGGGCGACGAGCTTACCGTTTTCCTCTACCACGATTCCGAAAACCGGCTGATCGCCACTACTGACAAGCCGAAAGGCGTGGTGGGCGATATCGTTTCCCTCAGGGCGGTAGACACTACCCACCAGGGCGCGTTCCTGGACTGGGGCCTTGCCAAAGATCTCTTTGTTCCCCTTTCGCAGCAAGTTTCCAAGATGCATAAAGGACAGGATTATCTTGTCATGATATACCTCGACGAGCTTACCGGCCGCGTGGCCGCCACCGAAAAGATCGATCCTTTCCTCAGCAACGATCCGCTGACCGTCCAGGAAAAGGATGGGGTGGATTTGCTGGTGTACCGCCGGTCAGATATTGGATTCGTCACCATCGTCAACAACCGCCACACCGGGATATTGCATTATTCCGATGTATTCCGTCCGCTCGATATCGGCGACCGCCTCAAAGGTTTCGTCAAAGCCGTGAAGGAAGATAATAAGCTCGACGTGGCGCCGGGCCAATCGGGGTACAACCGGGTGGAAGACGAGGGCTCCCGCATGCTGCGGCTGCTCCGCGAGCACGATGGTTACCTGCCCTACCACGATAAATCGGACCCCGACGAAATCCGCGAGTTCTTCGGCATGAGCAAGAAGACTTTCAAGATGACCGTGGGCGCGCTCTACAAGCAACAAAAAATCGAACTGACGAAAACCGGCATCAAGCTGATAGAAGAATAA
- a CDS encoding SRPBCC domain-containing protein, whose amino-acid sequence MKDFKQHFVIPAPPEEVYQALTREATIRLWTGDVAEMSTEPGSEFSLWDGSIAGRNLEFEEGRKLVQEWYFGDQEPASIVTIILHPHKKGTSAELRHSNIPDEAFDDIVEGWRDAYFGSLIDFYTE is encoded by the coding sequence ATGAAAGACTTCAAGCAACATTTCGTGATCCCCGCACCGCCCGAAGAAGTGTACCAGGCACTTACCCGCGAAGCCACCATCCGGCTGTGGACGGGCGACGTGGCGGAAATGAGCACCGAGCCCGGTTCCGAGTTCTCTTTGTGGGACGGCAGCATTGCCGGCCGCAACCTTGAGTTCGAAGAAGGGAGGAAGCTGGTGCAGGAGTGGTACTTCGGCGACCAGGAGCCCGCGTCTATCGTAACGATCATCCTGCATCCGCATAAAAAGGGCACATCGGCGGAGTTGCGCCATTCCAATATCCCCGACGAAGCGTTCGACGATATCGTGGAAGGCTGGCGGGATGCGTATTTCGGTTCGCTGATCGATTTTTATACGGAATAG
- a CDS encoding P1 family peptidase: protein MKLLTLLTGACILGCLIPDSTFAQQAVRARDLGIPLTGKTGKFNAITDVPGVKVGLTTLISGEGNLQTGKGPVRTGVTAILPRGNTYDPVFAGWYALNGNGEMTGTTWITESGFLEGPVTITNTHSVGIVRDAVVEWQYKHKHFLPLEETDGLFWALPIVAETYDGMLNDINGMHVTKEHVFHALDSATSGPVAEGSTGGGTGMVSHGFKAGTGTSSRVVRVGDSAYTVGVLVQANHGAFRHLTIAGVPMWPELKTKEWRMKFGEAKPGTGSIIVIVATDAPLLPHQLNRIARRVALGVARVGGMGENSSGDIFLAFSTANPKASHRDVAPKLNMLPNDQIDPLFAATVFATEEAILNAIVAGRDMTGINGNFVPGIPHAEIIRLLKKYSRYAGK from the coding sequence ATGAAACTCCTGACCCTACTAACGGGCGCCTGCATACTGGGTTGCCTTATTCCCGATTCAACTTTTGCCCAGCAAGCGGTCCGCGCGCGCGACCTGGGGATTCCCCTCACCGGCAAAACCGGCAAATTCAATGCGATCACAGACGTTCCGGGTGTAAAGGTGGGGCTGACCACCCTCATTTCCGGCGAAGGCAACCTGCAAACCGGGAAAGGCCCCGTGCGCACAGGCGTAACGGCCATCCTGCCGCGCGGCAATACCTATGACCCGGTATTCGCAGGATGGTACGCGCTGAACGGCAACGGCGAAATGACCGGCACCACCTGGATTACGGAATCCGGGTTCCTGGAAGGGCCCGTCACCATCACCAATACCCACTCCGTCGGCATCGTACGCGATGCAGTGGTGGAATGGCAATACAAGCACAAACACTTCCTTCCCCTGGAAGAAACCGACGGACTGTTCTGGGCCCTGCCCATCGTCGCGGAAACCTACGACGGGATGCTCAACGATATCAACGGCATGCACGTTACTAAAGAACATGTTTTTCATGCGTTGGACAGCGCCACATCCGGCCCGGTAGCGGAAGGCAGTACGGGTGGCGGCACAGGCATGGTGAGCCATGGGTTCAAGGCAGGAACGGGCACCTCGTCCCGCGTGGTGCGCGTGGGAGATTCGGCCTATACGGTGGGCGTGCTCGTTCAGGCGAACCACGGTGCATTCCGGCATCTCACGATCGCGGGCGTGCCGATGTGGCCGGAGCTGAAAACGAAGGAATGGCGCATGAAATTCGGCGAAGCCAAACCCGGCACCGGCTCCATCATCGTGATCGTAGCCACCGATGCACCATTGTTACCGCATCAGCTCAATCGCATTGCACGGCGGGTAGCACTGGGCGTTGCCCGGGTGGGCGGAATGGGAGAGAACTCTTCCGGCGATATCTTCCTCGCCTTCAGCACAGCCAATCCCAAAGCCTCCCACCGCGACGTAGCTCCCAAACTCAATATGCTCCCCAACGATCAGATCGACCCGCTATTTGCCGCTACCGTTTTCGCAACGGAAGAAGCGATCCTCAATGCCATCGTGGCCGGGAGAGATATGACCGGGATCAACGGGAACTTTGTGCCGGGGATCCCTCACGCAGAAATCATCCGCCTGCTCAAAAAGTACAGCCGCTACGCCGGAAAATAA
- a CDS encoding metallophosphoesterase, protein MINRRDFIGLSLKSIVLIGAGSALQSFAPGSFVLPPRRKVKLRFALASDGHYGQPQTTFVENHSAMVQLLNKEAAGRGLDFTVINGDVFHNEPALIHPAKAAWDQLSTKYYVSHGNHDMIEESEWEKVFGTPWHHDFTVGNNAFVVLNTADIKGKYVCPDLDWTRDHLAKHTNAKNLFVIQHITPVKWTEHGIDCPELVDMFSKQQNLRAIFHGHDHAEDGMKEKNGKHYFFDGHLGGSWGVSYFGYRIVEVLQNGDVLCYQVNPKATDPVNSTTVKR, encoded by the coding sequence ATGATCAACCGCAGAGATTTTATCGGGCTTTCGCTCAAAAGCATCGTCCTCATCGGCGCCGGTTCCGCGCTGCAATCCTTTGCGCCGGGCAGCTTCGTACTGCCTCCCCGCAGGAAAGTGAAACTTCGCTTCGCACTGGCCTCCGACGGCCATTACGGCCAGCCGCAAACCACATTCGTCGAGAACCACAGCGCCATGGTCCAACTCCTCAACAAGGAAGCCGCCGGCAGAGGGCTCGATTTCACCGTCATCAACGGCGATGTTTTCCATAACGAACCCGCTCTCATCCATCCCGCAAAAGCCGCGTGGGACCAACTCTCCACCAAATATTACGTCTCCCACGGCAACCACGACATGATCGAGGAATCCGAATGGGAAAAAGTCTTCGGCACCCCATGGCACCACGATTTCACCGTCGGCAACAACGCCTTCGTCGTCCTCAATACAGCCGATATCAAAGGCAAATATGTTTGTCCTGATCTCGACTGGACGCGCGATCATCTCGCCAAGCACACCAATGCCAAAAACCTCTTCGTTATCCAGCACATCACCCCCGTGAAATGGACCGAGCACGGCATCGATTGCCCCGAATTGGTGGATATGTTCTCCAAACAGCAGAACCTCCGCGCCATTTTCCACGGTCACGACCACGCGGAAGACGGCATGAAGGAAAAGAACGGCAAACATTACTTCTTCGACGGCCACCTCGGCGGCAGCTGGGGCGTGTCCTATTTCGGGTACCGCATCGTGGAAGTGCTCCAGAACGGGGACGTCCTCTGTTACCAGGTAAACCCCAAAGCCACGGACCCCGTCAATTCCACCACCGTCAAACGATAA
- a CDS encoding TIM-barrel domain-containing protein: protein MNIRFSLPLLCGLLCLSTSLSAQLQWREVMPGVWKGTAGTPGKVTLLGIAGATPDSSALAKLPSPAFPLDPNEIAVKLADGKVYLRFPLERNEQLFGLGLNFKTVNQRGRVSQLHVDHYGGKDDGRTHAPVPLYISSRGYGVLVDAARYITVYAGTAVRVDTKNPPVLHDRNGNKDWDSQPYSDAVEMLVPAEGAEVYIFGGPTAMNAVQRYNLFNGGGYLPPKWGLGFTQRVPTLYGQDDIIREAKEFETHNFPLDFIGVEPGWQSMSYPCTFEWDKKRFPDPAGFINTLGNMGVKANLWINPYVSPKSSLYAPIKPLSGSHTVWNGLVADFTLPKAKALFREHFIKNHISLGVSGYKMDENDGYDKWLWPDVATFPSGTSAEEMRQIYGLAMQQMTDEWFREQNRRTYGLVRASNAGASRFPYVIYNDYYSHPDFITALVNSGFIGVLWTPEVRASKSAEEWVRRMQSVCFSPMAMLNAWADGTKPWSFPEVETAVQEVAMLRMQLLPYIYSTFAQYKFEGKPPFRSMNLIDGFAYTAQVSGGKLDATLNPYEAKTRSELKDQYMMGDNIIVAPFFAGDTARKVYLPKGKWYDFYTGELAGEDGVISIKARLDRIPLFVRDGGLVPMVPPRRQAPKTGEVLPLEVRVYGKAPGSFVLYDDDGNTFDFEKGQFTKVLLKAENGKGSMEKPASGKPFGYAPKVKWTFMTAQAK, encoded by the coding sequence ATGAACATCCGATTTTCATTGCCGCTGCTATGCGGATTGCTTTGCCTGTCCACCTCCCTCAGCGCCCAATTGCAATGGCGCGAAGTAATGCCCGGCGTCTGGAAAGGCACCGCCGGCACTCCCGGCAAAGTGACCCTCCTCGGCATCGCCGGCGCCACGCCAGACAGCAGCGCCCTCGCCAAACTCCCGTCGCCCGCCTTCCCGCTCGATCCCAACGAAATCGCCGTGAAGCTCGCTGACGGGAAAGTCTATCTCCGCTTCCCCCTCGAACGCAACGAACAACTCTTCGGCCTGGGCCTCAATTTCAAAACCGTGAACCAGCGCGGCCGTGTCAGCCAACTGCATGTAGACCACTACGGCGGAAAAGACGATGGCCGCACCCACGCGCCCGTGCCGCTGTATATTTCGTCCCGCGGATACGGCGTGCTCGTCGACGCAGCGCGCTATATCACCGTTTACGCCGGCACCGCCGTGCGCGTGGATACCAAAAATCCGCCCGTCCTGCACGACCGCAACGGCAACAAAGACTGGGATTCCCAACCCTATTCCGACGCCGTGGAAATGCTCGTGCCGGCAGAAGGGGCGGAGGTCTACATTTTCGGCGGCCCCACCGCCATGAACGCTGTTCAGCGATACAACCTCTTCAACGGAGGCGGATACCTGCCGCCCAAATGGGGCCTGGGTTTCACGCAACGCGTGCCGACGCTGTACGGCCAGGACGATATCATCCGCGAAGCGAAGGAATTCGAAACGCACAACTTCCCGCTGGATTTCATCGGCGTGGAACCGGGATGGCAATCCATGTCGTACCCCTGTACGTTCGAGTGGGACAAAAAGCGATTCCCCGATCCCGCGGGTTTCATCAATACACTGGGGAACATGGGCGTGAAGGCCAATCTCTGGATCAACCCCTACGTTTCCCCCAAAAGCAGCCTGTATGCGCCTATCAAGCCGCTTTCCGGGTCGCATACGGTGTGGAATGGACTGGTGGCGGATTTCACGCTGCCGAAGGCGAAAGCCCTCTTCCGCGAGCACTTCATCAAAAACCATATTTCCCTCGGCGTCAGCGGCTATAAAATGGATGAGAACGATGGATACGACAAATGGCTCTGGCCCGATGTGGCCACCTTCCCGTCGGGCACATCGGCTGAAGAAATGCGCCAGATCTACGGTCTTGCCATGCAACAAATGACCGACGAATGGTTCCGCGAACAAAACCGGCGGACGTACGGCCTGGTACGCGCGTCCAACGCAGGCGCCAGCCGTTTTCCCTACGTGATCTATAACGATTATTATTCCCATCCCGACTTCATCACCGCCCTGGTCAACAGCGGCTTCATTGGCGTGCTCTGGACGCCGGAAGTGCGTGCCTCCAAATCGGCCGAAGAATGGGTGCGCCGGATGCAATCGGTATGTTTTTCGCCGATGGCCATGCTCAACGCCTGGGCAGACGGCACCAAGCCCTGGTCGTTCCCCGAAGTGGAAACCGCCGTGCAAGAGGTGGCCATGCTTCGCATGCAGCTGCTCCCATACATTTATTCCACTTTCGCGCAGTATAAATTCGAAGGAAAACCGCCTTTCCGGTCCATGAACCTCATCGACGGCTTCGCGTATACGGCCCAGGTAAGCGGCGGAAAGCTCGACGCCACGCTGAACCCCTACGAAGCCAAAACCCGCTCCGAGCTGAAAGACCAGTATATGATGGGCGACAATATCATCGTGGCGCCCTTCTTCGCCGGTGATACCGCCCGGAAAGTGTATCTCCCGAAAGGCAAATGGTATGATTTCTACACGGGTGAACTGGCTGGGGAAGACGGGGTGATCAGCATAAAAGCGCGGCTCGACCGCATCCCGCTCTTCGTGCGCGACGGCGGCCTCGTTCCCATGGTGCCCCCGCGCCGGCAAGCCCCGAAAACAGGGGAGGTGCTCCCGCTCGAAGTGCGGGTGTACGGAAAAGCACCCGGCTCGTTCGTGCTGTACGACGATGATGGCAATACCTTTGATTTTGAAAAGGGCCAATTCACGAAAGTCTTGCTCAAAGCCGAAAACGGGAAAGGAAGCATGGAAAAGCCCGCTTCCGGGAAGCCCTTCGGCTACGCCCCCAAAGTCAAATGGACGTTCATGACCGCACAGGCGAAATAA
- a CDS encoding S10 family peptidase, with the protein MKSTLAAACLLCCTTVFAQKAQKPAPEAEKAEAGTGAVERKLEIDRSVVTTHEATIKGQRVPYKVTAGTLPVWDDDGKTIAGVFYTYFERTGVADQGARPLVFSFNGGPGTASVWMQIGYTGPRVLKIDDEGYPVQPYGLKDNPHSILDVADIVYVDPVNTGFSRMANKDVQGSKFFGVNQDVKYLAEWISTFITRNKRWASPKYLVGESYGTTRVSGLALELQNSQWIYVNGVVLVSPTELGIERNGPAEAALRLPYFAATAWYHKALTPELQQKDLNAMLPEVEDFTIREYLPALALGGNLPDAKRKEIAAKVARYAGISEKVVLQNNLDISPNFFWKELLRDRGFTVGRLDSRYLGIDKKDAGQGVDYNAELTSWLHSFTPAINIYIREELKYKTDLKYNMFGPVWPWDQSNNRTGENLRQAMAQNPYLHVFVQSGYYDGACDYFNAKYNLWQMDPGGKLKDRMSFEGYRSGHMMYLRKDDLATSNEHLRQFILKSIPKEGQAAKY; encoded by the coding sequence ATGAAATCAACCTTAGCCGCAGCATGCCTGCTTTGCTGCACAACCGTTTTTGCTCAAAAAGCTCAAAAACCGGCTCCGGAAGCGGAGAAAGCCGAAGCCGGCACCGGTGCCGTTGAGCGGAAGCTCGAGATCGACCGCTCGGTAGTCACCACCCACGAAGCCACCATCAAAGGCCAGCGTGTGCCGTATAAAGTTACCGCCGGCACATTGCCTGTCTGGGACGACGACGGTAAAACCATCGCCGGGGTATTTTACACTTATTTCGAGCGCACCGGCGTAGCCGACCAGGGCGCCCGGCCGCTGGTATTCTCCTTCAACGGCGGGCCGGGAACGGCTTCCGTGTGGATGCAGATCGGGTACACCGGGCCGCGGGTGCTGAAAATCGACGACGAAGGCTATCCCGTGCAGCCGTACGGACTGAAAGACAATCCCCATTCCATCCTCGACGTGGCCGATATCGTGTATGTAGACCCCGTGAACACGGGATTCTCGCGCATGGCCAATAAAGACGTGCAGGGATCGAAATTTTTCGGGGTGAACCAGGACGTGAAATATCTCGCCGAATGGATCAGCACGTTCATCACGCGGAATAAACGCTGGGCCAGCCCCAAATACCTCGTGGGCGAAAGCTACGGTACCACCCGCGTGTCCGGACTGGCGCTGGAACTGCAGAATTCCCAATGGATATACGTGAACGGCGTTGTCCTCGTATCGCCCACGGAGCTGGGGATCGAGCGGAACGGCCCGGCGGAAGCGGCGCTCCGGCTGCCGTACTTCGCGGCTACGGCATGGTACCATAAAGCCCTCACGCCCGAATTGCAGCAGAAAGACCTCAACGCCATGCTCCCGGAAGTGGAAGATTTCACCATCCGCGAATACCTGCCCGCACTGGCGCTCGGGGGAAACCTGCCCGATGCGAAGAGAAAGGAGATTGCCGCGAAAGTGGCGCGTTATGCCGGTATTTCCGAAAAAGTAGTGTTGCAGAACAATCTCGATATTTCGCCGAATTTCTTCTGGAAGGAACTCCTCCGCGACCGCGGCTTCACCGTTGGCCGGCTGGATTCCCGCTACCTGGGGATCGATAAAAAAGACGCCGGACAGGGTGTGGATTACAATGCGGAACTGACTTCCTGGCTGCATTCCTTCACCCCGGCCATCAATATTTACATCCGCGAGGAACTGAAATACAAGACAGACCTGAAATACAATATGTTCGGGCCCGTTTGGCCGTGGGACCAGTCCAATAACCGCACCGGCGAGAATCTCCGTCAGGCCATGGCCCAGAACCCTTACCTGCACGTGTTCGTACAAAGCGGGTATTACGACGGCGCCTGCGATTATTTCAACGCCAAATACAATCTCTGGCAAATGGACCCCGGCGGCAAGCTGAAAGACCGGATGTCGTTCGAAGGATATCGCAGCGGACACATGATGTACCTGCGCAAAGACGATCTGGCTACCAGTAACGAGCACCTCCGCCAGTTCATCCTCAAATCCATCCCGAAAGAAGGACAGGCCGCGAAATACTGA